The following proteins come from a genomic window of Parambassis ranga chromosome 4, fParRan2.1, whole genome shotgun sequence:
- the LOC114434611 gene encoding lysine-specific demethylase 4B-like → MQVHSSCYGVRPDSVGESWICSRCKAGAWTVECCLCNLRGGALKTTTDNRWVHVICAIAVAEARFVNAIEREPVDVSAVPETRKNLKCVFCHSNSSTENHAPASSAHTRNCAPSFHVTCAQIAGVVMTPADWPYVVSVTCHKHKMKTTTTVTKSKTPKPRVVPKAPQGPILGQRVIGRNTDSWYYHCTIIGMATQTFYEVNFDDGSYCDNLYPENILSHDCLHSGPPDAGELIVVSTPEGQILNASFVKEHTHKLYQVEFTTRHS, encoded by the exons ATGCAAGTTCATTCCA GTTGTTACGGTGTGAGGCCAGACTCTGTTGGTGAGTCCTGGATATGCTCAAGGTGCAAAGCAGGAGCCTGGACAGTG gagTGTTGTCTCTGTAACTTAAGAGGAGGAGCTTTAAAGACTACCACAGACAACCG GTGGGTCCATGTCATCTGTGCCATAGCTGTGGCTGAAGCTCGCTTCGTCAATGCCATAGAAAGGGAGCCAGTGGATGTCAGTGCAGTCCCAGAAACCCGCAAGAATCTG aaATGCGTCTTTTGCCACAGCAACAGTTCTACTGAGAACCACGCGCCTGCATCCAGTGCTCATACGAGGAACTGTGCCCCCTCCTTCCACGTCACCTGCGCTCAGATAGCCGGAGTAGTCATGACACCTGCCGACTGGCCCTACGTGGTGTCTGTGACCTGCCACAAGCACAAAATGAAAACGACTACTACTGTAACTAAAAGTAAAACCCCAAAG CCTCGGGTGGTACCCAAGGCCCCACAGGGTCCCATCCTCGGCCAACGGGTGATTGGTCGCAACACTGACAGCTGGTATTACCACTGCACCATCATCGGCATGGCAACGCAGACGTTCTACGAGGTCAACTTTGACGATGGTTCATACTGTGACAACCTGTACCCAGAAAATATTTTA AGTCATGACTGCCTACACAGTGGTCCTCCGGATGCGGGGGAGCTAATTGTAGTAAGCACACCTGAGGGTCAGATCCTCAATGCTTCCTTTGTCAAGGAGCACACCCACAAGTTGTACCAG GTTGAGTTCACGACCAGACACAGCTGA